One Ferrimicrobium sp. genomic window, TTTTTCAACCTTGAGCGTAAGTAGCAATGGTCCAGCCCCAATCTGGAGTAGAAAAACGCGATGGCCGGGTTCGCCGATTGTCCCAACGGTGAAGTGGGTAGCGGCGCCAAAGTCAATCGATTCGCTCAAGCTGCTGGTCCTTTAGTCAACGATCCTGTGTTGAGAGAGTCTAGGTTGATGCCGGTCTCGCCAACGACGAAAACGGTCATGGAGGCGGTGGCCACCGAGATCCGATGCATCTGGTCGAGATGCATGCCGAGGGCCTCGGTGGCTAGGATCTTAATGGGATCTGCGTGAGTGAAGCCGACAACGGTCTCACCTTTGTGTTTCAAGCGCAGTTCGGCGACGAGGTCGAGCATGCGGGTGAGGACGTCTCGGATTGCCTCTCCGTCAGGGAAGCGAAAGTTGCCGGCTTGGGCCATGAGCTCGCGCCATGCTGGCTTGCGATAAAGCTTGGTGAGTGTGGCTCCGGTCCACTCACCAAAGTCACACTCAATGAGTCGCGGCTCGACGATCGGCGTCAGGTTCAGCCGTTCACTGAGTGGGTGGGCAGTCTCTTGGGCGCGTTCGAGTGGCGAGGTGAGGAGGGAGGCGACGTTCTTGAATCGTGTGGGAAGCTGATCAGCGATCGCCATCGCCTGCTGGAGGCCATAGTCAGAAAGGTGCAGCCCAGGAGCCTGTCCAGGCAAAACCTTGCCGGTGGTCGGCGTGGTGCCATGTCGCACCAGAATGAGTCGAGTTGGGGTCGCCGCGGTCAGTTGCTTAGAGCCTCTCAACGATCATCGCCATTCCTTGGCCACCTCCAACACACATGGTCTCAAGCCCATAGCGCCCATTGGTGCTCGACAACCCGTTGAGCAGTGTCGTCATGATGCGAGCACCTGTCATGCCGAAGGGATGGCCCAGTGCAATCGCTCCACCATGGGGATTGAGCTGATCATCGATGGAGATATGTGTCTCACGAGCGACCGGGAGTACCTGGGCGGCGAAGGCCTCGTTGAGCTCAACGATGTCCATCTGTTCGATCGTCAGTCCAGTGAGGGCCAAGACTTTGGCGATCGCCTGGATGGGGCCAACACCCATGATTTCGGGAGCAAGCCCAGAGACGGCACTGCCGACGATTCGAGCGAGCGGGGTCAGACCGAGCTCATTGGCTAGCTTGTCTGACATCACCACGACACCCGCTGCACCGTCATTGAGCGGGCAGGAGTTGCCAGCCGTAACGGTGCCATCTGGGAGGAAGACCGGCTTGAGCTCGGCGAGCTTGGCGATGGTCGTGTTGGGTCGTGGGCCATCGTCTCGGCTGACGACGCTTTGGTCGCTGAGGGTGACGGGCAGGATCTCTCGATCGAAGAAGCCAGATTCCAGGGCAGCAACCGCACGGTCTTGAGAGAGCTTGGCGTAGGCGTCCATGTCTTCCCTCGTGACATTGAATTGTCTAGCGACGTTTTCGGCGGTCAGTCCCATTGGAATGTACATGTCGTTGAGATAGTCGGGTCGGGCCTTGTCGGTAAAGCGGGGGTTCATATCCTCTGGGTCGAAGCCCTTGAGCGAACACCGCGTCGTGCTCTCGACACCGCCAGCGACAAAGACCTCGCCTTCGTTTGCCTTGATGGCGTGGAAGGCCATGCGTATCGCCTGAAGGGAAGATGCGCAGAAGCGGTTGACAGTGGTACCCGGTACGGTGTCGGGTAGACCGCCGAGCGCGGCAACGTTGCGGCCCAGATTCATGCTCTGCTCGCCGTGTTGAAGCGCGGCACCCCAGATCACATCGTCGATCCGGCTCGGCTCGAGACTCGGCAGGCGACGCATCAGCTCGGCGATAACGAGACCGGAGAGGTCATCGGGGCGCTCATTAACAAACGAGCCCTTAAACGCTCGGCCAATTGGGGTCCGTACTGCGGCGACGATAACGGCTTCTGACATGCTATTGCTCCTCCATACGATGATGCTATGTTGACGTTGGGGTGACCGGTTTGGCCAAGAGGTGGTTGGCGGTGGCTCTATTGCGTCGATCCGGCGTCGGTGCGGGATAGGCCGCGCGGTGCGAGGCTAACGAGACGGAGCCATGGCCTCACACAGCCGAAGAATTCTCGCGGCGTGCCCCGTTGCCTTCACGGCATAGAGAGCATGGGCGATGGTGAGGTCGGGATTGAGGATGAAGGTTGATCGGATCACGCCGACCACTTTGCGCCCGTAGTTCATCTTCTCGCCGTAGGCCCCCCAAGCC contains:
- a CDS encoding acetyl-CoA C-acyltransferase, whose protein sequence is MSEAVIVAAVRTPIGRAFKGSFVNERPDDLSGLVIAELMRRLPSLEPSRIDDVIWGAALQHGEQSMNLGRNVAALGGLPDTVPGTTVNRFCASSLQAIRMAFHAIKANEGEVFVAGGVESTTRCSLKGFDPEDMNPRFTDKARPDYLNDMYIPMGLTAENVARQFNVTREDMDAYAKLSQDRAVAALESGFFDREILPVTLSDQSVVSRDDGPRPNTTIAKLAELKPVFLPDGTVTAGNSCPLNDGAAGVVVMSDKLANELGLTPLARIVGSAVSGLAPEIMGVGPIQAIAKVLALTGLTIEQMDIVELNEAFAAQVLPVARETHISIDDQLNPHGGAIALGHPFGMTGARIMTTLLNGLSSTNGRYGLETMCVGGGQGMAMIVERL
- a CDS encoding histidine phosphatase family protein; protein product: MRGSKQLTAATPTRLILVRHGTTPTTGKVLPGQAPGLHLSDYGLQQAMAIADQLPTRFKNVASLLTSPLERAQETAHPLSERLNLTPIVEPRLIECDFGEWTGATLTKLYRKPAWRELMAQAGNFRFPDGEAIRDVLTRMLDLVAELRLKHKGETVVGFTHADPIKILATEALGMHLDQMHRISVATASMTVFVVGETGINLDSLNTGSLTKGPAA